The Acinonyx jubatus isolate Ajub_Pintada_27869175 chromosome A2, VMU_Ajub_asm_v1.0, whole genome shotgun sequence genomic sequence TCCATCTGACCActgttgagaggaaaaaaaaaaacaaaaacaaaaaccaaacccaacCCAGAAGACCTCTCCTGAGGGCAGGGAGTGCCCCACAACTGGCTTCCCAGAGCCCAGAACAAGGCCTGGGACACAGCAGCGTGGACCAGAACAGAGATCTGGAATGGACTCCCTCTCATGTACCCAACTTAGCCTCAGCTTTGGGTGCACGGCCTGCTCCCAGTCTGTCCAGCAGGCTGGCCACGAGCTCCGTGCAAGGTGCCAgcggccctccctcccccacgcGACTGCTTCCCCAACCACGCTTCTGCCTCCTCGTCCCAACTCCGCCCTGGGAGGAAGTCCCTGTCCAGACGCGATTAAGTCCCTCTCGTCTGCCTCCCAGGAGCCGGCCACCCCCAGCCTCGGTCCTGGGCAGTGCCACAGGGGCCAGGACCCTCACCTGATGTGGTGGCAGCCATGGCCCACGTGCCCTGCCTCCGGGTCCAGCGCCGAAGCCGTGCCACCAGGAGCACTGGTGCCGAGCCGAGCCGGTGCCGAGCTAACCAGCGGCGTGGCGGGCCCCTTCCTTCCCAGCAgccccaccctctttctctcagcGCTGGCAGCTCAGCTCCGCCCACTGCCAACACCAGCCAGCTTCGCTTCCACCCCcggcttccttcctcctcacaCTTTGCCCTCCAGAACAGCCCAGTCACTGGCTTGCAGGTAACGGGGGCCTGGGGGGTTAGGCTGGGGACAGGCCCAGGACACCCCGAGGCACCAGACTGAATCTGCCCATCGCCCTCACCTGCAAAACAGTTCCTGCGTGTCCACTGCTCAGGATGTGGGCGCGAACCTAGCCCGGTTCCCAGAAGCTCCTGGCCCCGAGCCTCTGGGCTTTCTACCATGGGACTCCAGCTCTCCCCATTCCCAATGCAGACGCAAGACTCACGGGAAATCAAGCATTCACCAGCGTGGGAGGTTGGAGAAAACCGCTCCTTTATGAAAGGAAACCGAGGGCTGCCCCTGGAGGCCCAGGTGGAAGCCCAGGGCAAAGGCTCTTGGGCCCCAATTTGGGGCATTCCATCCACTGCACCAGCCTGGCCTCAGACTGCTTTCTTAGGTGGCCGTGCTCGGCCCCGCCTGTGCTCCCAGGCAGCTCCTCTGCATTCCAGCTTGGCCTGGGCCCGCTGGGGCCTGCCCTTGGCCTTTGGAGGCCTCCGGTCAGCGCCTCGATCTGGCCTCTGCCCCCTTCCTTGCTGCTTCTTGCCGGGGGGCCCGGCAGGCCGTCTTCGTTTGGCTGCCTTCGGAAACATGTCTGTGGGGAGAGACCACGTCAAGGCCACCAGGCCACAGGGACGGGCTCAAGGTGCCCAGCTGCACCAACCCCTGCCACATACCCTCATCAGGCTCCTCTCCCACTGCCTGGCGGAAATACTCGGcttcatcctcctcttcctctcgcTGGCCGGTCCCCTCTGGGGGGGCGCCGGGGTCCTCGGCATCACTATCCCCACTGGCCTCTGCCCGCGCCCGCTTCATGCCTGCCAGGCTCTTCTTCCTGGAGGGAGAGATCATTTAGGGTGGCGGCCTGCACGTGAGACCCTGCCTCACCTGCACGGCCCACGGCCACACACCTGTGTGCCTCCCGCTGCTCCCGCTTGCACAGAACATTCTGGGCCTGCTggtcctgcctctgggccttgaGCCGTAGCTTCTCCTCCTTGGCCGCCAGGATGGCCTGAAGCTCCTCTTCAGTCTTGTGCACTGAGCAGGAAGAGATGGGTCACGGAGACCCAGATGTGTCAGTGCACCTCGCGACCCACCCGTGAGGGCCTTGGACTCCCAGCCCCTTGCTTCCCCAGCCCCGTTCTCACCGAAACTGTGGAACAGCACGTTCCCCTCCCCAACACCCTCCTGGATTTTGATGAGCTGCAGTGTCATCCGGGGCCCAATCTGGAGAGACATAGGGGACGAGTCAGTCCTTCTTCAGGGccggggggaagggggaggggtacTGCCAGAGGAAGTCACTTCTGACCCTGGgcctgccctgggctgggcctCACCTCAGTGAGCCGCACGGCACTCTGCTGGGCCCGCATGTTGCCGCGTCCCGCAACGGCTTGGGGCAGCTCCGTGATGTTGTgctccccatcgggctctgccTCACTCTCGGACAGCCCGGCGCCCCTGTGCAGAGGACACACTGGTCAGTAGGGGATCCCAGGCTCCTGGAAAAGCTCCGGGGTCTCCGGCGCGGTAGTGATCTCCCCACCCAGTGCCCTCCTCACGTGGCCAATAGCTCGCTGATGTCCTGTAGACGGCTCATGTTGGGGAACTTCTCCTGTAGAAGCTTCTTCATCCCACGACTTGCGCCCACAGGAACGACTTTGATGCTACTGCAACACCCAGGGTGTGAGAAGGGGGGTTAGGGATCCTGAGACTGGAGGTcagctctgcccccctcccctttccacaGTGCGTCAGGGCGTTTACTTTGAAACTGGACAATCACAGAGCCTCAGCAGGAGCGTTGTCATCAGCCACACGTGgaagccctgcctcctcccccccccccccccctcaacaAGAGTACTCACTAATGACGAAAATCTAGCTCCTGGGAGTCAGGATTGTAGTTGATGAGAAGGCAGCGCTTGATGGTGTTTAGGTTCACCTGGAAGGGAGAGGCGAGGGCACAGCAACATGTCAACTGCTCACGGGCTTCCCTGTGTGCTGGAGCCACAGCAGGCCCTGGCCCTGTTCCAGAAATCTCTCAGCAGGGAGATGTGGCACTGGGGGGACTAATGGAGTGGCAGGCGCACTGGCTAGAGTTCTTGGTTCTGAGGCCCACCGAAGCCGTCCACACTGTGGGTGGACTGCTCCCTGATGATCAGCATCTAACAAGCCTAACCTGAGACCAGCTGGTGCCAGGGATTAGGAACtaggactctggagccagacagctTAAAAAACCCAGTCCTGCCCTCTGCGTCTAACCTCTGACTAATAACTTCCCCTCTGTCAGTCTGTCTCCCCATCCATCAACTGGTGTCCCAAGTACCTGGCACGCTGCTCAGGCTAATACTCAATCCCCACTCAAGAAATAAAGGACAATCAGGATCATTCTCCAcctttcaaaaaggaagaaagcttaCGAGGGAGTCTGTTACCCCAGGGTCACGAACACGTGAGGGAGATGTGACCTCAGGAGCCAGAGTGCTCTGCCTCCGCGCTGAGAGGCAAGGACCGAGCAAACAAGCCAAGGGCCTACGTGTGGTACCTACTGTCCGCCCTTCCACCCTCACCTGTCACCGCCCCAGGCCCAGCCTACCTTGTGCACATTGATGGAGGGGAACAGGTTCTGGAACATGGTGGCCATGAGCTTCACATGCATGCCGTGGAGGCCGAAGCTGTTGAGCACCAGGAGGGGCGGATGAGCAAACTGCTGCTCGTGCATGCGGTGTCGGCGCAAGGAGGAGACCACGTCGCGCATTAGTGTGTACTGCAGGACGGGGGGGAGGAGTGAGGCCTGACAGCCACACATGGCTGGCGCCCTCCCTGAATTCATCCTCTACCCAACATGGCCCTCATTAACTCTGACCCTTACCTTATTGATCCGGAAGGTCAAGGTGGGGCCTCCTGGGAGGCGCATCAGCTTCTacgggaaaaacaaaacaaaaggattgGTCAGAGTCAAGGTGTCCAGCTAGGCAGCAGGGAGTGGGAACCTCCGCCCCATCTCTTCAGAGCGTTTACTTTGAAGCCAGAATCATGGCAACTCAGAGGCATATGGGTTCATCGTGAgagttgggggaggaggagggcagggggaggatgAGGGGTGTGGGTGTGTTAACTCACAAAGTAGATGTTTGTCTCCGTTTTACTCAAGATCAGAAAGTGTGTGACCCCAAGGGGCCCCGCCACTGCCACACAATCCTTCAGAGTGTTTTTCTTTCGTATCTGAGAATTACAAACACAAAATGGAAAGATCGTTAGGTATCCTCTCCCCGAGCAAGGGCTATAAGCTGAAGCTCTTATGCCCTTTCTTGCATTTAACCTGTCGCAGAAAGAAAGGAGTGGAATGTTCTTGACCTGTGGACCTAACCCGACTTAAATTTGCTCGTTTACTGTGCCtggcccattttgcagatgagccaCCTGGGCCCTGCGACGTTAATTAACTTTCTCCAGGCTTTTGAGAGAACCGAAGTTTCCACTCTAGCTTTGCTAACTCTAGTCCCTTTTTAACCACCAGTCTTAGACATCCAGCCAAAGCGGGTTCATCTGCGCCCCCTCGCAGCTACCCCACAAAATCCGAAGAGGCAGGGACGATGGTCCCCATAAAGGTCCCCTTCTCCTGCCAGGGAGCCTGAAGGCTCGCGCGGTTCTGCGGTTGGAGCCACCTCCGTAGCGGCGAAGACGGGGCCAAAGGCTGATGGAGGCGGGATGGGAGGTGCAGACCTGCAGGCGGGTGGCGGTGAGGGGCTCCATGACCCGACGAAGGTCCAGGCTGAGCTGCCGGACGCCGCGACCCGCGCGACCCCGCGCGAACACGAACGAGTGCGGCTGCGCGGCGTAGGCCTCGAGGTTGCGGAGCTGCGCCTGGGCGCGAGCACGCTTCTGGTGACGGGACTGCAGGGGCGAAAGGCGAGCGGTCAGCGCCACGGCCTCCGCAGGGACCCCACCGGCCCCCCACCGGCCCTGCCCGCGCCCTCGCCCCCAGGCCGCCGCGCCTCACCCGCCCCGACTGCCCCATGCCGCCAACTCCTCCGCTGGGACGCTTCTGCCGGGTGCTTCCGGCGCCGCGCCGCTCACTTCCGGCGCCGGCGAGGTGACGACGTGAGGCGGAACTGCGCGGTGACGTCACCAGGCGAGCAGAAAGCCACAGAGGAGTTGCTACGGAGACACCTGGTGCTTGTTTCTATGGAAACCGGGCGGGGCCAGTGTCTCAGCGAAGCGGCGCCGGCTTCGGAGAAATAAGTTGGGGGTTCGAATCCTACTTCGGCTCATTTATATCAGCTGGGCGATTTTGACAGCCATTTTATCCACTCTGAGGCTCCTACAAGTATTCTAAAGAGAGGATGGTACTCATTTCCCCTCTGATCCACTTACTAAGAAAGATGATGCACAATGCTTGGCACAAAGGCACCAGGCACTTGGGGAACAACCAGAGAAATGGGTAGAGCATAGCAGTTATGTATATAGGCCCCCAGCTCCTGAGGGCCAGCGGTCTTCCCCGGGGGCCCTGTCTGCGGCGGAGAGATGGAAACTCCACATCACCTTCTGGAAACTTAGGGCAAGGCGGGCGCTTTGTGAATAACTCACCCCCTCCCGGTTTCCGCTCAAAGCCCCAGTCTTGGCCTCAGGCCTCTGGCTTCTTCCCCAGAACCTTGGGGTGGGGAAAAGGGACGCCCCCAACGTCTCTTTCCCTGTCCCATAGGTTTCCTTCCACCATCTgctttccctcccccatttgcttcctctctcctgtctctccttcccaattctttctcctcttcccctcctccgtctccccttccccatccttgtcttcttcctatctctgtctccctctgccccactttgTCTCTGCCATCAATTGTCTCTTTCATTGCCTTCAAGTTTCCATCTCTCTTATGTCTctatccccatctctctcttcacATCCCTCTTCctgactcccccccccaccccgtctctgtCCATCTCCTCCcatgtctctccccttctctgtctcttgtactctctctctctcatctgtcaGTCCCTCTCTGTGACTTATGAGGTTTCTTCTCTGCTGCCAATGGAGGAAGCTGGAGGGGGCTGCGGGTGGGGGGCCGAGGGGCCCAGTGTGGGggggccccagcccaggcctggagCCCAGCCTGGCAGCCTCTCTCAGATCTGGGACGACCATTTCCTCTTTCAGCCCGGGAGTCCACTCGGGTTACGAGTTCAGGACAGTAGGAACCAGGCGAAGGAGGCTGCTCCCTGAGAGTGTGTCTGCAGGTCAGTGAGGCCTTTGTGCAGGTGGGAGACCCTAGACCAGGCTCTGGGGGGGCTCTATGGGGGTCCCTTTGTACCTCTGAGGAATGACCGCATGTTTTCTGTCCCTGCATGATTTGACCTGAGGATGTGACAGTGTGCGTGGGAGACAAATGGGAACATGTACACTGTGGTGGGCAAGTGGGCAGGGACCAGGGTTTCACTGTCTACCTGGTTAGCACCTCTGTGCTTGCCAGTGTGAGACCCCACTCTGCCCACAGGGTATTTTCCTTTAAGtcgtggtgtgtgtgtgagtgtgtgtgtgtgtgtatgtgtgtgtgtcgcTGCCAGAATCTGTGCTATGTTTCCAGCCGTGTCTTCATATGTGCCTGTGCCGGGCAAAtccgcagacacacacacagattccatGTCTACCTTTGTGGCTCCGTGCAGTGGTTTGTCTCATTGGGGACCCGTGTGTCTTGATTTCTGCCCTGTTGTGGGCACACGGTGTGTGGCAGGTCAgggtatatgtgtgtgagtgcgGGAGCCAAGTTACCTGGGCTGAGTTCCACCATTCTCCAGCTGTGTGGCTGTGGGCAAACCACTCACCCTCCCTCAGGCTCAGTTTTCCCTCTTGTAAAATGAGGCTTCGTAGGAACAAAGGTTGTGAAGGCAAAGGCTAAATGAGATAGAAGGCGTGGATTTTAGAGGCACGCCTGGCGGCAGCAGGTGCCAACGTTTcctgttgtctttctctgtggtgtgtctgtgtcctccccctgtccccccctgcccccccccccggcctcatGGGGCCTGCAGCCTCCCATGCTCTGTGCTCTGCTGTGGGGGGAACATCCGGAGCACTGACCTGTGTTATCAGGCCCTGGTGGCCTGGGCAAGGGGGTCTGGCCATTCTGCCTCGGTTCTCATgcaagaaatgataaatatttacagttggaGCTCCTGGTCTCAGCACCACGGCTCTGGTTCCAAGCTCTGGAGGACAGGGGTGGTTACCaagcctcctccctcctgctctcccaccggcctctccccttcctcactcaGAGGCTCCTCCTGGACCCTCAGCTCCTCCTGGGACTTCTCGTCTGCTGCAAGCCTTGCTGGACTCAGGGTCTTGGTCCTGAGAGGTGAGAGGTGAgaggtgagagggaaggagggcatgAGGACAGGGGGAGGCCGATTTTACCCGTTTGGCGACCCGGGCTTCTCCGGGCCTCCTTCGCACCCCAGGTTGAGCTCCTGGAAGGTGGTGGATGTTACACATGTAGTCTGGCTCCAAGGGGTGTGGTCCATCCCTGTCGTGGGGGGCCTGGTGTCGTCGAGGAGGGGGCAAGGAGAGCTCCGGCTTGGTGTGCATATATGATAGCAAATATGCCTTTCTCCAGCTCAGAACCGTCTGGAGCTCGCACCTCACTCAGAGTGAAAGCCCAAGTCCTTCTGGGGCCCACGAGACCCTGCACGCTTGGCCCCGTCCCCTCCCTGTTCTGAttcctcctgctctcccccttGCTCGCTCTGTTCCAGTCTTACGGGCCTCCCTGCTATTCCTTGGGCACCTCAAAGGCTCTAGCTCAGGGCTTGCTTCTCCctgtgcctggaatgctcttACCCTTGTCTCTTCCTTCAGGTCTTGGCTCAAGTGTCCTCTTCTTAGTAAGTTCTGACCCCTCTGTTTCAAACGGcccctctgggcacctgggtggctcagtcagttgaacatcctcgccttgatttcagctcaggtcaccatctcacagttcatgggatcgagcccctcatcgggctgtgcactgacagcacagggccagcttgggatcctgtctctccctctgtccctctctctctgcacctcccctgctcgcgtgccTGCggtctcaaaatttaaaaaatcttaaaaaaaaaaaaaaggcctctcATCCCAGAACCCCCACCCGCATCCCCACTTAAGTGTTCTAACAACTTACCACCCTCTGACCTACCCACCATCTGTCTTCCCATCCAGGATGTCAgctgcctgggggcagggggcagggattTGTCTGTGTTGGTCCTGGGCGGTTCGCTGCCTGGACCAGCTCTTGGCACACAATAGGCACGAAAGGAGCGTCTGCTGAATGTGTGAACAAGGTGATGTGTGTGACCTTGAAGACTTCGAGGCACCTGCCCGTGCATGTGGCTACCCGGACATGTGGGTTTGGACACAGTGGAACTTGGGGCAGACCAGGGTGACGTGTGGACGTGGGAGACGTGTTCTGAGTACTGGCAAGTGCGTGTGAGAGGCCTGTGTGTCCTCATCTGAGAGGCTGCAAGCGGCTGAACCCCGAGAGAGAAGACAAGGGGAGCCAGGGAGATGGCCACAGTACATGCATAGGAGCTCACCTGTGTGAGCAGGGCAACACTTGGGAGGGTACGACAGAGCTGGGGCATGTGAGTGTTGAGGGGCGTGCACTGAACAAAACCCAGGCTCAGCCTCTGCGAGCGGATATTTTGGTGGAGGAATTCAGATAATAAACACTGGCAAACAAACAAGACAAttccagagagagacaaatgctAAAATGACAAAGTGGGACTGTGACAGTGCCCAGGAGGAGCAACGCTAAATGGGGGTGGTCAGGAAGGGCTTCTGAGGAGGGGACATCTGAGCTAAGACCTGagtaaggagagagaggaggccaTGTTAAAATTCCGGGAAGAATGTTCCAGACCGAGGAAAgggcaagtacaaaggccctgaggcaggactgTGCCTGGTGTGTTTGAGGAGCAACTAGGAGGCCAGTGTGCCTCGAACACTGTGAGTGAggggtgagtgggagaggagggcagggaggggacaggaagagggTGCAGGGCCTTGTGGGGGCGCAGGAAGACTTGGACTTTTGCTCTGAGTGAGCTGGGAGCCACAAAGGGTTCTCTAGGAAAAGGAGAGACATGACCTGATTCTTTGGCAGCTGTGGGAGAAACAGACCAGAGGCTGATGGCAGACAACTGGAGGCCTGGGGGGCAGCTGATGTAAGGAAATCCAGATGGTGTCTTGAGCTGGGATCATGGTGGGGGGTGAGCATGGGGGAATGTGGAGGAATTCAGGGTCCAAACAGAAGAGCTGACAGGCCTGGCTGATAGGTTGGATCTGTTGTGAAAAAAGAGGAGACAGGAATGACTCTGGGATTGGGGGAGATGGGGCCTCTGCTACTAGACTGAGTTAGTGAGACTTTATCtctcaccccacctcacccctctcACCCAttctccttctgctcctgccTCCCCATAAGTTCCTTTAATACATCAGGCACGGTCTAgcctcagggcttttgcatttgctgtttccCCTGCCAGGGATGCTGTTCTTCCCCAGATATCCTCATTACTTCCTCCCTTACCTCCTCCAGGAGGTCTTCCCTCCTTTCAAATTGCCAGGGCCCAGATCTCCACATCTCTGTTTTCCTGTTATCTTAACACCGGCTAATACACTCTATTAATCCCTATAgcttaattattttgtttcttgcccATCAGGGCAggaagttttgtgttttgttccaTACCGTAGTCCCTAGAACCgtggctggcacacagcaagcactcaatgaatgaatgcatgacaTGCTGTCCCGCAGGGCGTCGGGAACCAAGTGGAAAGGCCAGGGTGGGATCCCTGGGGCATCTCAGCCTGGGGGCGGGGACCTGGAGCAACGCGGGTTTGGCGCAACCCGAGAGTTGGGGGCCCGGCTAGGCTCCCGGGACTCCCCTCCTTCCTGTTCGTCCTCTGCCTTCAGGTCTGCCATGTCGGCGCCTCAGCTGCGCACGTTGCAGCTGCTGCTCCTGCTGGGCGCGACGTGGGCGCGGGCGGGCGCCCCGCGCTGCACCTACACCTTCGTGCTGCCGCAGCAGAAGTTCACGGGCGCCGTGTGCTGGAGCGGGCCGTCCGCCGCGCGCCCGGCCGCGGAGGCCGTGAACGCCAGCGAGGTGGCAGCGCTGCGCATGCGCGTGGGACGCCACGAGGAGCTGCTGCGCGAACTTCAGCGGCTGGCGGCGGCCGATGGCGCCGTGGCCGGCGAGGTGCGCGCGCTGCGCAAAGAGAGCCGCGGCCTGAGCGCGCGCCTGGGCCAGTTGCGCGCGCAGCTGCAGCAtgaggcggggccgggggcgggtcCAGGACCGGGGGCGGAGCCCGCTGCTCTGCTGGCGCTGCTTGGGGAGCGCGTGCTCAACGTGTCAGCCGAGGCGCAGCGCGCCGCCGCCCGCTTCCACCAGCTGGATGTCAAGTTCCGGGAGCTGGCGCAGCTGGTCACCCAGCAGAGTGGCCTCATCGCCCGCCTGGAGCGCCTGTGCCCGGGGGGCACGGGTGGGCAGCAGCAGGTAACCTTAAAGCTGGCCAGGAATCGTAGCCACTTCCTGTTTGCATCATTTGTAAGATGGGGCTCTTGCAACCCCACGCACGATCTCTGAAACGCAGTTTTGAAATCCGAAAAGCTCCAAATACCAGATTCCTGCTTCTCCTTCCACAGCTCATTTGGATCAGAACGCGACTGGCGACTACCTAAAGTCTTTACTTATCCACTTAATATATTCATAGTGCCTGTAATCAAGCATGTTATTACGTAAAGACCAAGGATCCATGTTAGGGAGGTGTTATGTGATATAAATATAGACCCTGTGCTACTGTTCTAacttctgttatattatttttaattctggaaCATGGCTGGCCCTAATTTTGAATAAGATTGTTGCTCCGTGACAACCCATACCTCACAAGGCTGTTGGGAGCATTCAGTAAGCTAATACTCATTGTTGGAGGTACTCTTACCATCAATACTTTACAGAAAAGGAGAGTCAGAGTCAGGTAAGTTAAGCTGTGAACACCAGAGCAGGAATTTAAGCTCAGCGCTGCTCTTGACAGCTAGAGTTAGGCTTTGGGAAGTATCCATTCTAGGGCTGGGACGTGCCCCTGCCTGATCCACCCATCTGGGTGTTGGGAGAT encodes the following:
- the LOC106989302 gene encoding LOW QUALITY PROTEIN: suppressor of SWI4 1 homolog (The sequence of the model RefSeq protein was modified relative to this genomic sequence to represent the inferred CDS: substituted 1 base at 1 genomic stop codon); the protein is MGQSGRSRHQKRARAQAQLRNLEAYAAQPHSFVFARGRAGRGVRQLSLDLRRVMEPLTATRLQIRKKNTLKDCVAVAGPLGVTHFLILSKTETNIYFKLMRLPGGPTLTFRINKYTLMRDVVSSLRRHRMHEQQFAHPPLLVLNSFGLHGMHVKLMATMFQNLFPSINVHKVNLNTIKRCLLINYNPDSQELDFRHYSIKVVPVGASRGMKKLLQEKFPNMSRLQDISELLATGAGLSESEAEPDGEHNITELPQAVAGRGNMRAQQSAVRLTEIGPRMTLQLIKIQEGVGEGNVLFHSFVHKTEEELQAILAAKEEKLRLKAQRQDQQAQNVLCKREQREAHRKKSLAGMKRARAEASGDSDAEDPGAPPEGTGQREEEEDEAEYFRQAVGEEPDEDMFPKAAKRRRPAGPPGKKQQGRGQRPDRGAIPCPTNFSAAADRVLGRFQEDFLWPVLVVEFLVATASNGFALYRFGTQERRPWHPAVVFSAQLAVSDLLYALTLLPLAAYLYPPKNWQYGELACRLERFLFTCNLLGSVLFITCISLNRYLGIVHPFFTRSSLRAKHAWAVSAAGWVLAAVLAAPTLGFSHLKRPQQEGDCSVARPGACTKCLGTADQHLEAYGAYSLALVTAGCGLPLLLTLTAYGALGWAVLRSHGMTAAEKLRVAVLVASGMALYAGSYVPYYVTLVLNVSARQHWRARCPGFANSAEAEAALDWRTYVSHQVMRGLMPVAICIHPLLYMAVAPSLGCRPGPGSCLGCGESQPPEDAGSSGQVLPLNVTATPKTSGSXSPELSRRPGLF